In Nilaparvata lugens isolate BPH chromosome 5, ASM1435652v1, whole genome shotgun sequence, the following proteins share a genomic window:
- the LOC111046893 gene encoding sentrin-specific protease 1-like has translation MNLLIERSKKEGLPKVYAFNTFFYPKLMESGHASLKRWTRKIDIFSQDLIIVPVHLDMHWCMAIMDFRSKRVEYYDSMGSHNNKCLTALLKYLEEESKDKKKTPYDTSDWKAVNMEDIPQQTNGSDCGMFACMFAEYKCRNAKITFSQKEMPYFRQKMEKEILTGKLMM, from the exons aTGAATTTGCTGATCGAACGCAGCAAAAAAGAAGGTCTTCCCAAGGTGTATGCCTTCAACACCTTCTTCTATCCAAAGTTGATGGAGTCGGGCCATGCGTCCCTCAAAAGGTGGACCAGAAAG ATAGATATTTTCTCGCAGGACTTGATCATTGTTCCTGTACATCTGGACATGCACTGGTGCATGGCTATAATGGATTTTAGGAGTAAAAGAGTTGAATACTATGACAGTATGGGAAGTCATAACAATAAATGTcttaca GCTCTTCTCAAGTATCTGGAAGAAGAAAGTAAAGATAAAAAGAAAACACCTTATGACACATCGGATTGGAAAGCTGTGAATATGGAA GATATTCCGCAGCAAACGAATGGCAGTGATTGCGGTATGTTCGCGTGCATGTTTGCCGAATACAAATGTCGAAACGCTAAGATCACATTCAGTCAGAAGGAAATGCCTTACTTCCGTCAGAAAATGGAGAAGGAAATTCTAACGGGCAAATTGATGATGTAA
- the LOC120351462 gene encoding uncharacterized protein LOC120351462, whose amino-acid sequence MFDDKEKICRGATDEEKQKCLLPPALLGCTIGPDGSNYGSCTWFQCPAFNPLPFGDHSRHPYPGHCRCFVMCLANGSIKIGACPEGSAFSPQSRVCEPEASVKACEPPKPPSTAAVAQSGGDASSNHGSCSWFQCPAHGLLEFGDHSRHPYPGHCRYFVMCLAAGDMKIGTCPPRISVQPAHQVVRARSHCQILRNTHQRAHSQHFSNFRQHVRYSWPFFEIT is encoded by the exons ATGTTTGATGACAAAGAGAAAATATGTCGAGGAGCAACTGACGAAGAAAAGCAAAAATGTTTATTGCCACCTGCTCTTCTTGGCTGCACAATAG GACCGGATGGCTCGAACTACGGATCTTGCACATGGTTCCAGTGTCCAGCGTTCAACCCACTGCCGTTCGGCGACCACTCTCGCCACCCGTACCCGGGCCACTGCCGCTGCTTCGTCATGTGCCTGGCCAATGGCAGCATCAAGATCGGCGCATGCCCAGAAGGGTCTGCGTTCAGTCCGCAGTCGCGCGTCTGCGAGCCTGAGGCCAGCGTCAAGGCGTGCGAGCCGCCCAAACCGCCTTCCACCGCCGCCGTCGCTCAGTCCG GCGGCGATGCCTCGTCGAACCACGGCTCTTGCTCCTGGTTCCAATGCCCGGCACACGGCCTGCTGGAGTTCGGAGACCACTCGCGCCACCCCTACCCGGGGCACTGCCGCTACTTTGTCATGTGCCTGGCGGCCGGCGACATGAAAATCGGCACCTGCCCCCCCCGGATCAGCGTTCAGCCCGCTCACCAAGTTGTGCGAGCCCGAAGCCACTGTCAAATCTTGCGAAACACCCATCAAAGAGCACACTCCCAACATTTCTCAAACTTCCGGCAACACGTGCGTTATTCCTGGCCTTTTTTTGAGATCACGTGA